A single region of the Hoeflea prorocentri genome encodes:
- a CDS encoding FGGY family carbohydrate kinase, producing MRILAVDQGTTSTRGIVFDRDGRSQTVFYREHRQSYPRSGWVEHDPDELLGNVRACFEAALASSGVMAAGIANQGESCLAWDAEDGAPVGPVIVWQDGRTADDLARLKAEGAEAMTLERAGLPLDSYFSASKLGWIARNNARAKELAALGRLRLGTTDAFFRDRLTGCFETDLTTASRTSLLNLEACQWDEELCALFGVPVDALPSITPTSGALGTAAFDGGITPLTASIVDQQAALYGHGCRRPGDVKITFGTGAFALTVTSTGKPASRHGLLPTIAWQEAGERPVYALDGGVYTVSAAVNWARSIGLFDDFDEIAVFDGPAAAERGLYFVPALAGLACPHWDRDARGSWMGLSLDTTKQDMVRAILEGIAFRTAEVVEAIDAVQPIAGPITIDGGMSANTYFAQFLSDTLAIPLRVSDEPELSALGVGMLAAEASGMIIDRPQKGAMVAPRPQPVAWRKGFLSARQAVQAFGAAFAAEATS from the coding sequence ATGCGCATTCTTGCGGTCGACCAGGGTACGACGAGCACCCGCGGTATCGTCTTCGACCGTGATGGCCGGTCGCAAACCGTTTTCTACCGTGAGCACCGACAATCTTATCCCCGGTCGGGTTGGGTCGAACATGACCCTGACGAACTGTTGGGCAATGTCCGCGCGTGTTTCGAGGCGGCTTTGGCATCGAGCGGGGTCATGGCAGCCGGAATAGCCAACCAGGGTGAGAGCTGTCTGGCCTGGGACGCTGAAGATGGCGCGCCTGTCGGCCCAGTCATCGTTTGGCAGGACGGTCGCACAGCAGATGATTTGGCCCGTCTGAAGGCCGAAGGCGCCGAAGCGATGACGCTGGAACGCGCAGGCCTGCCACTTGATTCCTATTTTTCGGCCTCCAAGCTGGGTTGGATCGCGCGGAACAATGCGCGGGCCAAAGAGCTGGCCGCTTTGGGGCGCCTGCGACTGGGAACCACCGATGCCTTCTTTCGCGACCGTTTGACCGGCTGCTTCGAGACCGATCTTACCACCGCCTCGCGCACATCGCTGCTCAACCTCGAAGCTTGCCAATGGGACGAAGAGTTGTGTGCGCTGTTTGGCGTGCCGGTGGACGCTCTGCCATCGATCACGCCGACCTCAGGGGCACTCGGTACCGCTGCATTCGACGGCGGAATAACGCCACTGACGGCGAGTATTGTTGACCAGCAGGCGGCGCTCTACGGTCATGGCTGCCGGCGACCCGGGGACGTCAAGATAACCTTTGGTACCGGTGCCTTCGCGCTTACGGTGACCTCGACCGGCAAGCCGGCATCGCGACACGGCCTGTTGCCGACCATCGCCTGGCAAGAGGCGGGCGAACGCCCCGTCTATGCGCTCGATGGCGGGGTGTATACGGTCTCGGCTGCAGTCAACTGGGCCCGCTCGATCGGTCTGTTCGATGATTTTGACGAGATCGCCGTTTTTGACGGCCCGGCGGCCGCTGAACGTGGGCTCTATTTTGTGCCGGCACTGGCCGGCCTTGCCTGCCCGCATTGGGATCGCGATGCGCGGGGAAGCTGGATGGGCCTTTCACTGGATACGACCAAGCAGGATATGGTGCGCGCGATTCTGGAAGGCATCGCCTTCCGCACAGCGGAGGTGGTCGAAGCGATCGACGCAGTCCAGCCGATAGCCGGGCCGATCACCATCGATGGCGGCATGAGTGCCAATACTTACTTCGCGCAGTTTTTGAGCGATACGCTGGCGATCCCGTTGCGGGTTTCTGACGAGCCCGAACTATCCGCGTTAGGGGTCGGGATGCTTGCCGCCGAGGCATCAGGCATGATCATCGACCGACCGCAAAAGGGCGCTATGGTCGCGCCGCGTCCGCAACCTGTGGCATGGCGAAAAGGGTTTTTGTCGGCACGACAGGCGGTGCAGGCGTTCGGCGCAGCTTTTGCTGCCGAAGCCACGTCATGA
- the guaA gene encoding glutamine-hydrolyzing GMP synthase — MNSASHPDTVLIIDFGSQVTQLIARRVREAGVYCEIVPFQSAEAGFERIKPKAVILSGGPASTAETGSPRAPQAIFDAGVPLLGICYGQMTMCVQMGGKAEPSDHREFGRAYVEVLKDCPLFDGVWTQGQRHQVWMSHGDRVIDLPPGFEILGRSEGAPYAVFGNVERKAYGMMFHPEVIHTPDGAKLIGNFVHHIAGLDASWTMAAYREQAIAAIREQVGDGKVICALSGGVDSSVAALLIHEAIGDQLNCILVDHGLMRKNEAADVMAMFREHYNIPLALVDASDTFVDALEGESDPEVKRKTIGKLFIDVFEEEARKIGGADFLAQGTLYPDVIESVSFTGGPSVTIKSHHNVGGLPERMNMQLVEPLRELFKDEVRALGRELGLPDSFIGRHPFPGPGLAIRCPGGVTREKLDILREADAIYLDEIRTAGLYDTIWQAFAVLLPVQTVGVMGDGRTYEYVCALRAVTSVDGMTADFYHYDMEFLSRAATRIINEVRGINRVVYDVTSKPPGTIEWE, encoded by the coding sequence ATGAACAGCGCATCCCATCCCGACACCGTCCTTATCATCGATTTTGGCTCACAGGTCACGCAGCTGATCGCCCGTCGCGTGCGCGAAGCCGGCGTCTATTGCGAGATCGTCCCCTTCCAGTCCGCAGAGGCCGGTTTTGAGCGTATCAAGCCCAAGGCCGTCATCCTCTCGGGTGGCCCGGCTTCAACGGCGGAAACCGGCTCGCCCCGCGCGCCGCAGGCGATTTTCGATGCGGGCGTCCCGCTGCTCGGCATCTGCTACGGCCAGATGACCATGTGTGTGCAGATGGGCGGCAAGGCCGAACCGTCCGATCATCGCGAGTTCGGACGCGCCTATGTCGAAGTGCTGAAGGATTGCCCGTTGTTTGACGGGGTCTGGACGCAGGGCCAGCGCCACCAGGTCTGGATGAGCCACGGCGACCGCGTCATCGACCTGCCGCCGGGCTTTGAAATTCTTGGCCGTTCCGAGGGCGCACCGTATGCGGTCTTCGGCAATGTCGAGCGCAAGGCCTATGGAATGATGTTCCATCCGGAAGTCATCCATACACCGGACGGCGCCAAGCTGATCGGCAATTTCGTCCATCATATTGCCGGTCTCGACGCAAGCTGGACGATGGCGGCCTATCGCGAGCAGGCAATTGCGGCCATCCGCGAGCAGGTCGGCGACGGCAAGGTCATCTGCGCCCTGTCGGGCGGCGTCGATTCCTCCGTTGCGGCGTTGCTGATCCATGAAGCGATCGGCGATCAGCTCAACTGTATCCTCGTCGATCACGGGCTGATGCGCAAAAACGAAGCGGCGGACGTCATGGCGATGTTCCGCGAGCATTACAATATTCCGCTTGCGCTGGTCGATGCATCCGACACATTTGTCGATGCGCTCGAGGGTGAAAGCGACCCCGAAGTCAAACGCAAGACCATCGGCAAACTCTTCATCGACGTCTTCGAGGAAGAGGCAAGAAAGATCGGCGGTGCGGATTTCCTGGCTCAGGGAACGCTCTATCCCGATGTGATTGAAAGCGTCTCGTTCACGGGTGGACCATCCGTCACCATCAAGTCACACCACAATGTCGGCGGTCTGCCGGAACGCATGAACATGCAACTGGTCGAGCCGTTGCGCGAACTTTTCAAGGACGAGGTGCGCGCCCTCGGACGCGAACTCGGCCTTCCGGACAGCTTTATCGGCCGCCATCCGTTTCCCGGTCCGGGCCTTGCCATTCGTTGTCCGGGCGGCGTGACGCGCGAGAAGCTCGACATCCTGCGCGAGGCGGACGCCATCTATCTCGACGAAATCCGCACAGCCGGCCTCTACGATACGATCTGGCAGGCCTTCGCCGTGCTTCTGCCGGTTCAGACAGTCGGCGTCATGGGGGATGGACGTACCTATGAATATGTCTGCGCCCTGCGGGCGGTGACATCCGTCGACGGCATGACGGCCGATTTCTACCACTACGACATGGAATTCCTCAGCCGCGCCGCGACCCGCATCATCAACGAAGTCCGCGGCATCAACCGCGTCGTCTACGACGTCACCTCAAAACCCCCCGGCACGATCGAGTGGGAGTGA
- a CDS encoding 5'-methylthioadenosine/S-adenosylhomocysteine nucleosidase (Enables the cleavage of the glycosidic bond in both 5'-methylthioadenosine and S-adenosylhomocysteine) encodes MMDLIKSVSGKKLLYVMAAEQEYGPELKQRFRPLITGVGPVEAAVGLTAALQELTMADQKPHLVISLGSAGSAQLEQTGIYQVSSVSYRDMDASPLGFEKGATPFLDLPVIVDLPITVPGIAAATLSTGANIISGDVYDTIDAQMVDMESFAVLRACNRFAVPLLGLRGISDGKAELGHIDDWTQYLHIVDEKLAAAVDRLEQAIADDTIAL; translated from the coding sequence ATGATGGATCTGATCAAGAGTGTTTCAGGCAAGAAGCTGCTCTATGTCATGGCGGCCGAGCAGGAATACGGACCGGAACTGAAGCAGCGTTTCAGGCCGCTGATCACCGGAGTAGGACCGGTGGAGGCGGCTGTCGGCCTTACAGCGGCGCTGCAGGAACTGACCATGGCGGATCAGAAGCCGCATCTTGTCATATCGCTTGGCTCCGCCGGGTCCGCCCAGCTGGAGCAGACCGGCATCTACCAGGTGTCTTCCGTGTCCTATCGCGACATGGATGCAAGCCCGCTCGGATTTGAAAAGGGCGCAACACCGTTTCTCGATCTTCCGGTCATCGTAGACCTGCCGATCACGGTTCCGGGGATTGCTGCGGCGACGCTGTCGACCGGCGCCAACATCATTTCGGGTGATGTCTACGACACGATCGATGCTCAGATGGTCGATATGGAAAGTTTTGCCGTGCTGCGGGCCTGCAACCGGTTTGCTGTTCCGCTTCTTGGCCTGCGCGGCATCTCCGACGGCAAGGCCGAATTGGGCCATATCGACGACTGGACCCAGTATCTGCACATCGTCGATGAAAAACTCGCCGCCGCGGTCGACCGGCTGGAACAGGCGATTGCGGACGACACAATTGCGCTCTGA
- a CDS encoding PaaI family thioesterase, protein MTELKPRNPDFEARSRQSFDRQKVMATLSMMLNSVEPGKVELEMPFHEDFTQQHGFLHAGIVSTALDSACGYAAFTLMAADAAVLTIEFKINLLSPARGERFVFRAEVTKPGSTITVADGKAFAVRPDGTEKLVATMTGTMMAIVGREGIEG, encoded by the coding sequence ATGACGGAACTAAAGCCACGCAATCCGGATTTTGAAGCGCGCTCCCGTCAAAGCTTTGACCGCCAGAAGGTGATGGCGACGCTGAGCATGATGCTCAACAGTGTGGAGCCCGGCAAAGTGGAACTGGAAATGCCGTTCCACGAGGATTTCACCCAGCAGCACGGCTTTCTGCACGCCGGGATCGTATCGACGGCGCTTGATTCCGCCTGCGGTTATGCCGCCTTCACGCTGATGGCCGCTGACGCTGCCGTCCTGACAATCGAATTCAAGATCAACCTTCTGTCTCCGGCCAGGGGGGAGCGGTTCGTTTTCCGCGCCGAAGTGACAAAGCCGGGCAGTACTATCACGGTTGCTGACGGCAAAGCCTTCGCGGTCCGCCCCGATGGGACTGAAAAACTGGTGGCGACGATGACCGGCACGATGATGGCGATTGTTGGGCGGGAGGGCATTGAAGGATGA
- a CDS encoding RsmB/NOP family class I SAM-dependent RNA methyltransferase: MRLGGRMAAAIEVLSDIEQRKRPVADALKDWGLSHRFAGSGDRAAIGNLVYDALRRKLSHAYLMDADTPAAQVHAVLYRDWDISPDKLQAQLEGDKFAPDPLPVEMLAAYRTRDLSNAPKHVQADIPEWTQFAFEENFAEDWIAEAAAFGKRPPLDLRVNTLKASPEKVEKALARSGAARSTLARYGLRIAPRGGPSRLPNVTAEPAFQKGWFEVQDEGSQIVSDLIFARSGEQVLDYCAGGGGKTLALSAAMENSGQIHAYDIDKTRLAPIFERLKRAGTRNVQVHQPDEDLSALAGRMDRVVIDAPCTGTGTWRRRPDTKWKLTQKNLEERIDQQQEVLASAAPFVRPGGFLIYITCSVLPQENEAQVYGFCEDNGEFEIVSAGEVWQDLFGENKRQPWSADMKTVTLTPAATETDGFFFAVMQKGQ, translated from the coding sequence ATGCGGTTAGGCGGGCGGATGGCGGCGGCCATCGAAGTTCTGAGCGACATCGAACAGCGTAAGAGGCCGGTTGCCGATGCGTTGAAGGATTGGGGTCTTTCCCATCGCTTTGCCGGCTCGGGTGACCGCGCCGCCATCGGCAATCTTGTCTATGACGCGCTGCGCAGGAAACTGTCCCATGCCTATCTGATGGACGCGGACACGCCCGCGGCTCAGGTCCATGCCGTGCTTTATCGCGATTGGGACATCAGTCCCGACAAACTTCAGGCGCAGCTCGAAGGTGACAAATTTGCACCGGATCCGTTGCCCGTGGAGATGCTGGCGGCCTACCGGACGCGAGACCTTTCAAATGCGCCCAAACATGTACAGGCCGACATTCCCGAGTGGACGCAGTTCGCCTTCGAGGAAAACTTCGCCGAGGACTGGATCGCCGAGGCGGCGGCCTTCGGCAAGCGCCCGCCGCTGGACTTGCGGGTCAATACGCTGAAGGCGTCGCCGGAAAAGGTGGAAAAGGCTTTGGCGCGCAGCGGCGCGGCGAGGTCGACGCTGGCACGCTATGGCCTTCGCATCGCGCCACGGGGAGGGCCGTCGCGCCTTCCGAACGTTACCGCGGAGCCGGCCTTCCAAAAGGGCTGGTTTGAGGTTCAGGACGAAGGCAGCCAGATTGTCTCCGACCTGATATTCGCCCGTTCTGGCGAACAGGTGCTGGACTATTGTGCCGGTGGGGGCGGCAAGACGCTGGCGCTGTCGGCGGCGATGGAAAACAGCGGTCAGATCCATGCCTACGATATCGATAAAACGCGCCTGGCGCCCATATTCGAACGTCTGAAGCGGGCAGGGACACGCAATGTGCAGGTTCATCAGCCCGATGAGGATCTCAGCGCCCTTGCGGGCAGGATGGACAGGGTGGTGATCGACGCACCCTGTACAGGAACCGGTACCTGGCGGCGCAGGCCCGATACCAAGTGGAAGCTGACGCAGAAAAACCTTGAGGAACGGATCGACCAGCAGCAGGAAGTGCTGGCGTCCGCTGCGCCCTTTGTACGTCCGGGCGGGTTCCTGATCTACATTACCTGCTCAGTCCTGCCGCAGGAAAATGAGGCGCAGGTTTACGGCTTTTGCGAGGACAATGGAGAGTTCGAAATCGTCTCGGCGGGTGAAGTCTGGCAAGACCTCTTTGGCGAGAACAAGCGCCAGCCATGGTCCGCCGATATGAAGACGGTGACGCTCACGCCGGCCGCGACCGAGACGGACGGCTTCTTCTTTGCGGTAATGCAAAAGGGACAATGA
- a CDS encoding MAPEG family protein, whose product MSNTAIFWPLIVQTGLIYVIYYIVSLRRSGAVRAGKVKASEYKVPIVEPEPSATVARNLVNQFELPFLFYAVCIALAMVNGVNYAVLILAWAFVASRILHSYVHITTNDLRKRRPLFIVGYVVNAILWLWLAWVLLGI is encoded by the coding sequence ATGAGCAACACAGCGATTTTCTGGCCATTGATCGTCCAGACGGGCCTCATCTATGTCATTTATTATATCGTTTCGCTTCGCCGTTCCGGCGCGGTGCGGGCAGGTAAGGTCAAAGCGTCAGAATACAAGGTGCCGATTGTCGAACCGGAACCGAGCGCAACCGTGGCCCGCAACCTTGTCAATCAGTTTGAACTGCCGTTTCTGTTCTATGCCGTCTGCATCGCGCTCGCAATGGTCAACGGCGTGAACTATGCGGTGCTTATCCTGGCCTGGGCCTTTGTCGCCAGCCGGATCCTGCATTCCTACGTTCACATCACCACCAACGACCTCCGAAAACGCCGGCCGCTCTTTATCGTTGGCTATGTGGTGAATGCGATCCTGTGGCTTTGGCTGGCATGGGTGCTGCTTGGCATCTGA
- a CDS encoding glycoside hydrolase family 2 protein, translating into MRQISELNEGWLFRAPLNQTTNGGNGAQKVSLPHSAVELPFNYFDEESYQRAFEYEREIPWQANFEGREVYLHFEGVMADARVLINGIERAHHADGYTPFSVRLTEHLAPDTNLLTVVVDGAENPDIPPFGGRIDYLTYAGIYRDVWLMSFAPVFVKSVKIETPDVLAGRKTVQVKGTIHNPRSLPFDGTVKLTLLDQKGEAIAQENHQVRSCDSFTITLADLGNITLWDIDDPALYSLEIVLETEHGLDSFHEHFGFRDARFTSTGFSLNGRPLKILGLNRHQSFPYTGYAQGRASQEKDAGILKFELGCNLVRTSHYPQSKWFLDHCDRIGLLVLEEIPGWQHIGGTAWKKEAVRNVRRMIERDWNHPSIVSWGVRINESPDDHAFYSETNALARLLDTTRQTCGIRKYRESELLEDIYTMNDFSLCSDLLPERTPLLRPRTATGLEKDVPYLVTEFNGHMFPTKAEDNELRQVEHVTRHLEVINAAFANPNIAGCIGWCMFDYNTHKDFGSGDRVCHHGVMTMFREPKFAAYAYASQQDPGVKTIMKPVTYWSRGERDVGGVLPLMVLTNCDEVELRFPDGTRFRKTGDRNRFAHLPHPPVIFDRSDIPEDVLGKWGLKWHGVTINGYLEENIVETVEFAADPIASRLDITPDKTTLDAAEREEVRVIIRALDQAGRVLPFLSDQICIAIDGPAECLGPAQSPLRGGTTGFWLRATGKEGDIQVSVTSGRFETQVLSLEATLGERPIERQGVRHIRALA; encoded by the coding sequence ATGCGGCAGATCAGCGAATTGAATGAGGGATGGCTCTTTCGAGCCCCCCTGAACCAGACAACCAACGGCGGAAACGGAGCGCAGAAGGTTTCGTTGCCGCATTCCGCGGTGGAGCTTCCGTTCAACTATTTTGACGAGGAGTCCTACCAACGCGCCTTTGAATATGAGCGTGAAATCCCCTGGCAGGCGAATTTCGAAGGCAGGGAAGTCTATCTTCATTTTGAAGGTGTGATGGCTGACGCCCGCGTCCTGATCAACGGTATCGAGCGTGCACATCATGCCGATGGCTATACGCCGTTCAGTGTTCGGCTCACCGAACATCTGGCACCTGATACAAACCTGTTGACTGTCGTGGTGGACGGCGCGGAAAATCCGGACATTCCGCCGTTTGGCGGCCGGATCGATTACCTGACCTATGCCGGGATCTATCGTGATGTCTGGTTGATGTCCTTTGCGCCGGTGTTCGTGAAATCAGTCAAGATCGAGACGCCTGATGTCCTTGCCGGACGGAAAACCGTGCAGGTGAAGGGCACGATCCACAATCCGCGATCCCTGCCCTTCGACGGCACGGTCAAGCTGACACTGCTTGATCAAAAGGGCGAGGCGATTGCTCAGGAAAACCACCAAGTCCGGTCTTGCGACAGCTTCACTATCACCTTGGCGGATCTGGGGAATATAACGCTTTGGGACATTGATGACCCCGCCCTTTATTCGCTCGAGATTGTACTGGAAACGGAACACGGTCTCGACAGTTTCCACGAGCATTTCGGGTTTCGCGACGCTCGGTTTACCTCAACCGGCTTCTCGCTGAACGGCAGGCCGCTGAAGATACTCGGTCTCAACCGCCACCAGTCCTTTCCCTATACCGGTTATGCGCAGGGGCGCGCGTCGCAGGAAAAGGACGCCGGAATCCTGAAATTCGAGCTCGGCTGCAATCTGGTGCGGACGTCACACTATCCCCAGTCAAAATGGTTTCTGGATCACTGCGACCGTATCGGCCTTCTGGTGCTCGAGGAAATACCCGGCTGGCAGCACATAGGCGGAACGGCGTGGAAAAAAGAGGCGGTGCGCAACGTCCGCAGGATGATCGAGCGCGACTGGAACCACCCGTCGATCGTTTCGTGGGGTGTGAGGATCAACGAGTCGCCCGATGATCACGCGTTCTACAGCGAAACCAACGCGCTTGCGCGCCTGCTTGATACGACACGGCAGACCTGCGGCATCCGCAAGTACCGCGAGAGCGAGCTTCTCGAGGATATATACACAATGAACGATTTCTCGCTGTGCAGTGACCTTCTGCCGGAGAGAACACCGCTTCTGCGACCGCGCACTGCGACAGGCCTGGAAAAGGATGTGCCCTATCTGGTGACCGAGTTCAACGGACACATGTTCCCCACCAAGGCCGAAGACAATGAACTTCGTCAGGTCGAACATGTGACGCGGCACCTCGAAGTCATCAATGCGGCCTTTGCAAATCCGAACATTGCCGGCTGCATCGGCTGGTGCATGTTCGACTACAACACACATAAGGATTTCGGCTCCGGTGACAGGGTCTGCCATCACGGCGTGATGACGATGTTCCGCGAACCGAAATTTGCCGCCTATGCCTATGCCAGCCAGCAGGATCCGGGCGTCAAGACCATCATGAAACCCGTAACCTACTGGTCGCGCGGTGAGCGGGACGTCGGCGGCGTGTTGCCTTTGATGGTCCTGACAAATTGCGATGAGGTGGAGTTGCGTTTTCCGGACGGGACCAGATTCCGCAAAACAGGCGACCGCAACCGCTTTGCACATCTTCCACATCCGCCGGTGATTTTCGACAGGTCCGATATCCCGGAAGATGTGCTCGGAAAATGGGGGCTGAAATGGCACGGAGTCACCATCAACGGATATCTCGAAGAGAATATTGTTGAAACCGTCGAATTTGCCGCCGATCCGATCGCTTCCAGGCTCGACATCACCCCTGACAAAACGACGCTGGACGCAGCGGAGCGCGAGGAGGTCCGCGTGATCATTCGCGCACTGGATCAGGCAGGCCGGGTGTTGCCGTTTCTTTCCGACCAGATCTGTATTGCCATTGACGGACCGGCCGAGTGCCTGGGGCCTGCGCAATCACCCTTGAGAGGCGGAACCACCGGTTTCTGGCTGCGGGCAACCGGCAAGGAAGGAGACATTCAGGTGAGCGTGACCTCGGGCAGGTTTGAAACGCAAGTGCTCAGCCTTGAGGCAACGCTCGGCGAAAGACCAATCGAACGCCAGGGCGTTCGGCACATTCGGGCGCTGGCCTAG
- a CDS encoding ABC transporter substrate-binding protein, with the protein MNIQKRLSTTISVVGLLIAGSSGAIAADKLSGELKIFLDTSNPTPRATMERMIERFQAMHPDMDISTTIIDSEAYKTQIRNFLSANPPDVTTWFAGNRMLPFVETGLFEDVSDIWQGELAEDLASTKKSMTIDGKQWGVPYTYYQWGVYYREDIYKELGLQPPTNWQEFKDNCQKVLDSGRKCFSIGTKFLWTAAGWFDYLNLRQNGYEFHMDVTSGKVSWEDPRIRDVFALWRELIDMGAFIDNHTSYSWQEALPFVVQGDAAGYLLGNFIVAPLRDGGLTDEQLGFYQFPMIVEGIPLAEDAPANTFHIPSNAENKDNARAFLKYVADVDNQSIISKELGQLAVNSRSEVPDDKFMRQGFEMLSNAYALAQFFDRDAPAQMAKVGMEGFQEFMVQPDNLDAILKRLENTRKRVY; encoded by the coding sequence ATGAACATTCAAAAAAGACTGAGCACGACCATTTCGGTCGTCGGCCTGCTGATCGCAGGCAGTTCGGGAGCCATCGCGGCAGACAAGCTGAGCGGGGAGTTGAAGATATTCCTCGACACCTCCAACCCCACGCCCCGGGCCACGATGGAGCGGATGATAGAGCGCTTCCAGGCCATGCATCCGGACATGGACATCTCGACGACCATTATCGACAGCGAGGCCTACAAGACGCAGATCAGGAACTTTTTGAGCGCCAATCCTCCCGATGTGACCACCTGGTTCGCGGGCAATCGCATGTTGCCCTTTGTCGAAACCGGCCTTTTTGAAGACGTTTCGGATATATGGCAGGGAGAGCTTGCCGAGGATCTGGCCTCGACCAAAAAATCGATGACCATCGACGGCAAACAATGGGGCGTTCCCTATACCTATTATCAGTGGGGCGTCTATTACCGCGAGGACATCTACAAGGAACTCGGGCTTCAACCGCCAACAAACTGGCAGGAGTTCAAGGATAACTGCCAGAAGGTGCTGGACTCCGGCCGGAAGTGTTTTTCGATCGGCACCAAGTTCCTTTGGACCGCCGCCGGCTGGTTCGACTATCTGAACCTGCGCCAGAACGGCTATGAATTCCACATGGACGTGACGTCGGGCAAGGTCAGTTGGGAAGACCCTCGGATCCGGGACGTGTTTGCGCTGTGGCGCGAATTGATCGACATGGGCGCATTCATCGACAACCATACCTCCTATAGCTGGCAGGAAGCCCTTCCCTTCGTGGTTCAGGGAGATGCTGCCGGCTATCTTCTCGGCAACTTCATTGTCGCGCCGCTTCGCGACGGGGGCCTGACGGACGAGCAACTGGGTTTTTACCAGTTTCCCATGATCGTCGAGGGCATTCCGCTGGCGGAGGACGCACCGGCCAACACGTTCCACATTCCATCGAATGCGGAAAACAAGGACAATGCGCGCGCATTCCTGAAATATGTCGCGGATGTCGACAATCAGTCGATCATCAGCAAGGAGCTCGGCCAGCTCGCGGTCAACTCCAGAAGCGAGGTGCCCGATGACAAGTTCATGCGCCAGGGCTTTGAAATGCTGAGCAACGCCTATGCCCTTGCACAGTTCTTTGACCGGGACGCGCCGGCCCAGATGGCTAAAGTCGGCATGGAGGGTTTTCAGGAATTCATGGTGCAACCGGATAATCTCGATGCGATCCTGAAGCGCCTGGAAAACACGCGCAAGCGCGTTTATTGA
- a CDS encoding LacI family DNA-binding transcriptional regulator, with amino-acid sequence MTDRTGCAITFQAEAAGWIGYRVSYVATIKDIADKVGVSPTTVSRVLNADPTLSVSKKVRVEVTETAAELNYEVRGTKRKTFGNGETVYPHLDDVIILQGLSDEQELEDPYYVGLRLGIERACRSAGLPVRIVYANESNGFNPGSRTGIAVVGHHDMSSLQAVLNRRTNVVFVGTEYEKYDRDVVYHDLSNSMRKLLSGLTKAGYRNFGFIGGRYDADEPEAIETGERLSSFRDWLTAEGLYDKSLVRQEGKTPQNGYQLTRDLIDQDRQPDVIVAATDSLAIGAYMALKDAGKQIGGDIAVVAFNDIPAARHLVPPLTTVKLPAELIGKTAFELLQEQAEGRVTTKRVILGSDIVWRESCRTPENTDDVF; translated from the coding sequence TTGACTGATCGGACCGGATGCGCCATCACGTTTCAGGCAGAAGCAGCCGGCTGGATCGGATATCGGGTAAGCTACGTGGCAACAATCAAAGACATTGCGGACAAGGTCGGCGTCTCGCCAACCACCGTTTCCAGGGTTCTCAATGCCGATCCGACATTGTCCGTTTCCAAGAAAGTGCGCGTTGAGGTCACCGAAACCGCCGCCGAGCTCAATTACGAGGTCCGCGGCACGAAGCGCAAAACATTCGGAAACGGCGAAACGGTTTATCCCCACCTTGACGACGTGATCATCCTGCAGGGTCTTTCCGATGAGCAGGAACTGGAAGATCCCTATTATGTTGGCCTGCGTTTGGGGATCGAGAGGGCCTGCCGGTCCGCAGGGCTGCCGGTCCGGATCGTCTATGCCAATGAAAGCAACGGGTTTAACCCGGGCAGCAGAACCGGCATCGCGGTCGTTGGCCATCACGATATGTCATCGCTACAGGCCGTTCTGAACCGGCGGACCAATGTCGTGTTCGTCGGGACCGAATACGAGAAATACGACCGGGACGTCGTCTATCACGATCTTTCAAATTCCATGAGGAAACTTCTGAGCGGTCTGACTAAGGCCGGGTACAGGAATTTCGGCTTCATTGGTGGCCGCTATGACGCCGACGAGCCGGAAGCGATCGAGACCGGTGAGCGCCTCAGCAGTTTCAGGGACTGGCTGACGGCCGAGGGCCTGTATGACAAATCGCTTGTACGGCAGGAGGGCAAGACGCCCCAGAACGGTTATCAGCTGACCCGCGATCTCATCGATCAGGACAGACAACCCGACGTAATCGTCGCGGCGACCGATAGTCTGGCAATTGGCGCCTACATGGCGCTGAAGGACGCCGGTAAACAGATTGGCGGCGACATAGCCGTGGTCGCATTCAACGACATTCCAGCCGCCCGTCATCTCGTGCCGCCGCTGACCACGGTGAAGCTCCCAGCCGAACTCATCGGCAAAACGGCCTTTGAGCTGCTGCAGGAACAGGCCGAAGGTCGCGTCACGACCAAGCGGGTCATCCTCGGCTCAGACATTGTCTGGCGCGAGAGCTGCAGGACACCCGAAAACACCGACGATGTGTTTTAG